The proteins below are encoded in one region of Acetoanaerobium noterae:
- the thiI gene encoding tRNA uracil 4-sulfurtransferase ThiI, with the protein MYDILIIRNGEVAIKGLNRPVFENKLIKNIEYTLYQFKSVKVKKGDGRIYVHLNGEDPNQIVKKIKNVFGVVSISPAIVTEPGYENLKEGIKKLVDEKTKDSKLMTFKVNAKRLDKRFPMKSPEMSIDLGGYVLKTFPQRFKVDVVNPDLNITAELRADSNIIFADKIKGVGGLPRGINGKGCILLSGGIDSPVAAYLMSKRGLYIEAVHFHSFPFTSEKSQEKIMDLARTLLPYTGQIKIHMVNLLEIQQSIAENCPEELMTILSRRFMMAIAERIATETECNCLITGESMGQVASQTAEGLLATNNAVKLLPVFRPLISYDKEDIITLAKEIDTFDVSIIPEEDCCTVFLPKRPATKPKLEKILKAEENLNIEMLINNAIDSRVIKEMKKFE; encoded by the coding sequence ATGTACGATATTTTAATAATAAGAAATGGTGAGGTTGCAATAAAAGGATTGAATAGACCAGTTTTTGAAAATAAACTAATCAAAAATATAGAGTACACCCTATATCAATTCAAAAGCGTGAAAGTAAAAAAAGGTGATGGAAGGATTTATGTACATCTTAATGGTGAGGATCCTAACCAAATAGTTAAAAAAATTAAGAATGTTTTTGGAGTTGTATCTATTAGTCCAGCTATTGTTACAGAGCCTGGATATGAGAATCTTAAAGAGGGAATAAAAAAGCTTGTTGATGAAAAAACTAAAGATAGCAAGCTTATGACTTTTAAAGTAAATGCTAAAAGACTAGACAAAAGATTTCCAATGAAATCTCCTGAAATGAGCATAGATCTTGGAGGTTATGTTCTCAAGACATTCCCTCAAAGGTTTAAAGTCGATGTAGTAAATCCGGATTTAAATATTACTGCTGAGTTAAGAGCGGATTCTAATATAATATTTGCTGACAAGATAAAAGGAGTTGGAGGTTTACCAAGGGGAATAAATGGCAAGGGTTGTATCTTGCTTTCAGGAGGAATTGATAGCCCTGTTGCTGCCTATCTTATGTCTAAAAGAGGACTTTATATTGAAGCTGTTCATTTTCATAGCTTTCCTTTTACAAGTGAAAAATCACAGGAAAAAATCATGGATTTAGCAAGAACCTTATTACCATATACCGGCCAGATTAAAATTCATATGGTAAATCTTTTAGAAATACAGCAATCAATTGCAGAAAATTGCCCAGAGGAATTAATGACTATTCTATCTAGACGCTTTATGATGGCTATAGCTGAAAGAATAGCAACAGAGACAGAGTGCAATTGTCTTATTACAGGAGAAAGCATGGGTCAAGTAGCCTCCCAGACGGCTGAAGGTCTACTAGCAACGAATAACGCTGTAAAGCTACTTCCAGTGTTTAGGCCTCTTATATCTTATGATAAAGAGGATATAATAACCTTAGCCAAAGAGATTGATACCTTTGATGTATCAATTATACCTGAAGAGGATTGCTGTACTGTGTTTCTACCAAAGAGGCCAGCTACAAAGCCGAAGCTTGAAAAAATATTAAAAGCAGAAGAGAACTTGAATATTGAAATGCTTATTAACAATGCTATAGATTCTAGAGTTATTAAGGAGATGAAAAAATTTGAGTAA
- a CDS encoding cysteine desulfurase family protein: MQIYLDNSSTTIPNSEVIDEITSNLRECFGNPSSIHKIGIEAEKIIKKSRSTLADALGDAKPKEIVFTSCGTESNNMAIRGALSANKRAGKHIISSFSEHDSVYKTLEDLQQREDYKVTFLKPNKDGIITADQVKNALKEDTIFVSLMHVNNEIGDINPINEIGQVIKSYKQSIVYHVDAVQSFLKLKINLENIDLLSISGHKVHAPKGIGALYIREKTKIHPLLTGGGQEMQFRSGTENTAYIAGLSKAIDIQKGSLSEDLNRIKKLREKFILNLKSEITDIVVNSSESSLPYICNISFLGVKGEILLHTLEQKGIFVSTGSACSSKKKGSRVLESLDLSLGIKDSAIRFSFSKNTTDDELQFTVEVLKKEITKLRKLLNYK, encoded by the coding sequence ATGCAAATATATTTAGACAATAGCTCAACAACTATACCGAATTCAGAAGTAATAGATGAAATCACATCAAATCTTAGGGAGTGTTTTGGCAACCCATCATCTATACACAAAATTGGAATAGAAGCTGAGAAAATTATAAAAAAATCAAGAAGCACTCTAGCTGATGCGTTAGGAGATGCAAAACCTAAAGAAATTGTGTTCACTTCTTGTGGAACTGAGTCGAATAATATGGCTATTAGAGGCGCTTTATCTGCAAACAAAAGAGCTGGTAAGCATATAATTAGTTCTTTTTCTGAGCATGACTCAGTATACAAAACACTAGAAGATTTACAACAAAGAGAAGATTATAAGGTGACATTTTTAAAGCCGAACAAAGATGGAATTATAACTGCAGACCAAGTTAAAAATGCATTGAAAGAAGATACTATTTTTGTTAGTCTTATGCATGTAAATAATGAAATAGGAGATATTAATCCTATAAATGAAATAGGCCAAGTTATAAAATCATATAAACAAAGCATAGTCTATCATGTAGATGCTGTTCAATCATTTTTGAAGCTGAAAATTAATCTAGAAAATATAGATTTGTTAAGCATAAGCGGACACAAGGTTCATGCACCTAAGGGGATAGGAGCTTTATATATAAGAGAAAAGACGAAAATCCATCCACTGCTCACAGGTGGAGGGCAGGAGATGCAATTTAGGTCAGGCACCGAAAATACTGCTTATATAGCTGGGTTATCAAAAGCAATAGATATACAAAAGGGCAGCTTAAGTGAGGATTTAAATAGAATAAAAAAACTTAGAGAAAAGTTTATTTTAAATTTAAAATCAGAAATAACGGATATAGTTGTAAACTCATCTGAAAGCTCATTACCTTATATTTGCAACATCTCGTTTTTAGGAGTAAAAGGAGAAATCCTACTTCATACTCTTGAACAAAAAGGTATTTTCGTTTCTACCGGATCAGCTTGTTCTTCAAAAAAGAAAGGGTCAAGAGTTTTAGAATCCTTGGATTTAAGTTTAGGAATCAAAGATTCAGCAATTAGATTTTCATTTTCAAAAAATACCACTGATGACGAGCTTCAGTTTACAGTAGAAGTATTAAAAAAAGAAATTACAAAGCTAAGAAAATTATTGAATTATAAATAA
- a CDS encoding lactate utilization protein: MSIDNLIKNLRIRRFKAEFFVDRDELFKYIIKETNQDEKIGFGGSKTLDDLGLYEQFIGQGKEVFWHWKAEPNERLEVLKKAQHVDSYFSSTNAITLDGRLVNIDGNANRVASMIFGPKKVFIIAGENKIANDLDSALNRIKTIACPQNARRLERNLPCAVTGQCTDCRSDERMCNVTTIIEGNIPTTDIRICIVGENLGY, from the coding sequence TTGAGTATAGATAATTTAATTAAAAATCTAAGAATAAGAAGATTTAAAGCAGAGTTCTTTGTAGATAGAGATGAATTATTTAAATACATCATTAAGGAAACAAATCAGGATGAAAAAATAGGATTTGGCGGATCAAAAACATTAGATGACTTAGGTCTTTATGAACAGTTCATAGGCCAAGGAAAAGAAGTTTTTTGGCACTGGAAGGCTGAGCCAAATGAGAGACTCGAAGTGCTAAAGAAAGCTCAGCACGTAGATTCATATTTTTCAAGCACAAATGCAATTACCTTAGATGGGAGACTTGTGAATATCGACGGTAATGCAAACAGAGTTGCCTCGATGATTTTTGGGCCTAAAAAAGTTTTTATAATAGCTGGAGAAAATAAAATTGCAAATGATTTAGATAGCGCTCTAAATCGCATTAAAACTATTGCATGTCCTCAAAATGCAAGAAGACTTGAAAGAAACTTGCCTTGTGCAGTGACAGGACAATGTACTGACTGTAGAAGTGATGAAAGAATGTGTAATGTAACAACTATAATTGAAGGAAATATCCCTACAACTGATATTAGGATATGTATAGTTGGAGAAAATTTAGGTTATTAG
- a CDS encoding asparaginase, whose protein sequence is MKPKVAIIFTGGTISMTVDEKVGAAIPTLTGSQILSMVSNIDKLAEIEVIEYAEIPGPHMTIDRLMEIRSLIQDLVKRNDISGVIITHGTDSLEETAYFLDLTINTPKPVVVVGAMRNSSELGYDGPSNLAAAVCTAISPLAMNKGVLVVLNNEVNLAMEVTKTNTLSLNTFQSPYGPIGTIDTNDLIVHRDIVTKQFINTDTIENNVYLIKSYLDMDDSLINCAVNAGAKGIVIEAMGRGNLPPKALAGVKYALKNNVVVVIVSRCPSGRVMESYGYEGGGKDLTSMGVVLGGELNGQKARLKLMVALGYTDNIDEIRNIFKIS, encoded by the coding sequence ATGAAACCAAAAGTGGCAATTATATTTACAGGCGGAACTATTTCTATGACCGTAGACGAAAAAGTAGGAGCAGCAATTCCTACATTAACTGGTAGCCAAATCCTGTCTATGGTATCAAACATAGACAAGCTAGCAGAAATTGAAGTAATTGAATATGCTGAAATTCCTGGTCCTCATATGACTATAGATAGATTAATGGAAATTCGCTCATTGATTCAAGATTTAGTGAAAAGAAATGATATAAGTGGAGTCATAATAACACATGGAACAGATTCCCTTGAAGAAACTGCATATTTTCTTGACTTAACGATTAATACACCTAAACCAGTAGTTGTTGTGGGTGCTATGAGAAACAGTTCAGAGCTTGGATATGATGGTCCAAGCAATTTAGCTGCAGCAGTTTGTACTGCGATATCTCCTCTTGCTATGAACAAGGGAGTCTTAGTAGTATTAAACAACGAAGTTAACCTTGCAATGGAAGTTACAAAAACTAATACCTTGTCACTTAATACTTTTCAGTCTCCATATGGTCCAATTGGAACAATTGATACAAATGATTTAATCGTACATAGAGATATAGTAACAAAACAATTTATCAACACTGATACCATAGAAAATAATGTCTATCTAATTAAATCCTATTTAGACATGGATGATTCTCTTATAAACTGTGCTGTAAATGCCGGAGCAAAAGGAATAGTCATAGAAGCAATGGGAAGAGGTAATTTGCCTCCAAAGGCCTTAGCTGGAGTTAAGTATGCCCTTAAAAATAATGTAGTAGTTGTAATAGTATCTAGATGCCCTTCAGGTAGGGTTATGGAATCTTACGGATATGAAGGCGGGGGAAAGGATTTGACCTCTATGGGAGTAGTTCTGGGAGGCGAGCTAAATGGTCAAAAAGCAAGACTTAAGCTAATGGTAGCACTTGGATATACTGATAATATTGATGAAATTAGAAATATTTTTAAAATATCTTAA
- a CDS encoding acyl-CoA dehydratase activase, giving the protein MLIVGIDSGSTTTKGVLLENNSIIKTLIEPTGYNPKSTIMSIHSELTKGKEAYTVTTGYGRNLLENADKSITEITCHAKGASYLCKGIDAVIDIGGQDSKAIMLSSDGQVIDFLMNDKCAAGTGRFIEVMMKILHKDIGHIDSFIKDKTAVKISSMCTVFAESEVISLLANNNDPGNIAKGIIDSICIRTSNFAKKMPINSKSKVFFSGGLAKSNEVRLLLAEKLNCEVVTHEYAQYVGAIGAAVIGNQKANKILM; this is encoded by the coding sequence ATGTTAATTGTAGGAATTGATTCTGGCTCTACTACCACAAAAGGAGTTTTGCTTGAAAATAATTCAATTATAAAAACTCTTATTGAGCCAACTGGCTATAATCCAAAGAGTACGATTATGAGTATACACTCAGAGCTGACTAAGGGAAAAGAAGCCTATACTGTAACAACTGGATATGGCAGAAACTTACTTGAAAATGCCGATAAATCTATTACGGAGATAACTTGTCATGCAAAGGGTGCTTCTTATCTATGTAAGGGAATTGATGCAGTAATCGACATTGGAGGTCAAGATAGTAAAGCAATCATGCTAAGCTCTGATGGCCAAGTTATAGATTTTCTTATGAATGATAAGTGCGCAGCAGGAACTGGCAGGTTTATTGAAGTAATGATGAAAATACTTCATAAAGACATTGGACATATAGATAGCTTTATCAAGGATAAAACTGCTGTTAAGATTTCGAGTATGTGTACAGTTTTTGCAGAGAGTGAAGTGATTAGCCTTTTAGCTAATAATAATGATCCAGGAAATATAGCAAAGGGAATTATTGATTCTATTTGTATTAGAACTTCAAATTTTGCAAAAAAAATGCCAATCAATTCTAAATCTAAGGTATTTTTTAGTGGAGGCCTTGCTAAGAGCAATGAAGTAAGATTACTATTAGCTGAAAAGCTAAATTGCGAAGTGGTGACTCATGAATATGCTCAGTATGTTGGAGCAATTGGGGCAGCTGTTATTGGCAATCAAAAAGCAAATAAAATATTAATGTAG
- a CDS encoding double-cubane-cluster-containing anaerobic reductase → MEIRKDLPEIFEDFSEARRNGFISAKQFKDQNKPMIGTFCTYMPQELPLAMGAAVVSLCATSDETIAEAEVDLPRNLCPLIKSSYGFGKTDKCPYFYFSDLVVGETTCDGKKKMYEHMGQFKDVHVMQLPNTQFGEQAFELWKSEIVKLKELLEEKFDVEITEDAIKSAINLKNRERSALKDFYSLGKLNPPAISGGDILKVLYGSTFKFNREDTIEEVKNLTSRILDEYNAGKKLDSKPRILITGCPIGGVTEKVVKAIEDNGAYVVFFENCMGAKAIEENVSEDNDDVYAALAEKYLSIGCSCMTPNPNRITMLNKAIDEYKVDAVVDVLLQACHTYSVETLTIKQFVNKEKNIPYMSIETDYSTSDVGQLNTRMSAFIEML, encoded by the coding sequence ATGGAAATAAGAAAAGACTTACCTGAAATTTTTGAAGATTTTTCTGAAGCAAGAAGAAATGGTTTTATTTCTGCAAAACAATTCAAAGATCAAAATAAACCAATGATTGGAACATTTTGTACATATATGCCTCAAGAGCTACCTCTTGCTATGGGAGCAGCAGTAGTTTCTTTATGTGCTACATCTGACGAGACTATAGCTGAAGCTGAGGTTGATTTACCGAGAAATCTCTGTCCACTTATTAAGTCAAGCTATGGCTTTGGAAAAACAGATAAATGTCCATATTTTTATTTTTCTGATTTAGTAGTAGGAGAGACAACTTGTGATGGTAAAAAGAAAATGTACGAGCACATGGGGCAGTTTAAAGATGTACATGTGATGCAGCTTCCTAATACTCAGTTTGGAGAACAGGCATTTGAGCTGTGGAAAAGTGAAATAGTAAAATTAAAAGAGTTACTAGAGGAAAAATTTGATGTTGAAATAACTGAGGATGCAATAAAATCAGCTATTAATTTAAAAAATAGAGAGCGTTCAGCTCTTAAGGATTTTTATTCTCTTGGAAAACTAAATCCTCCAGCAATTTCAGGAGGAGATATTTTAAAAGTTCTTTATGGTTCAACATTTAAGTTTAATAGAGAAGACACTATTGAAGAAGTAAAAAATCTTACAAGTCGAATTTTAGATGAGTATAATGCTGGCAAAAAACTGGACTCAAAACCTAGAATATTAATTACAGGCTGTCCAATTGGAGGAGTAACTGAAAAGGTTGTAAAAGCAATCGAAGACAATGGTGCTTATGTTGTTTTTTTTGAAAACTGTATGGGAGCTAAAGCTATTGAAGAAAATGTATCAGAAGATAATGACGATGTTTATGCTGCTCTTGCTGAGAAATATCTTTCAATAGGCTGTTCATGCATGACCCCTAATCCTAATAGGATAACTATGCTTAATAAAGCTATAGATGAATATAAGGTAGATGCAGTTGTAGATGTTTTATTGCAAGCTTGTCATACCTATAGCGTTGAAACTCTTACAATCAAGCAATTTGTAAATAAAGAAAAAAATATTCCGTATATGAGTATAGAAACTGATTATTCTACATCTGATGTAGGACAGCTTAATACTAGAATGTCGGCGTTTATAGAGATGCTATAG
- a CDS encoding BaiN/RdsA family NAD(P)/FAD-dependent oxidoreductase, with product MKKIVIIGAGPSGMMAALYASKQSSSVTLLDKNKILGKKLLITGGGRCNITSNLPLSDFYSHITSNEKFLYSSFNFFGKDELLEMFKSEGVKFKSEGQKIYPVSNRADEILSVLEKLLIESKVDIKLNEDVSDIIVQDSKVVGVKTDKNLYTSDCVVVCSGGCSYPLTGSDGKLFSILKKLGIKTTKLHPALVPLKTSMTSNLAGISLDDVILTSKHSKKLYSTRGSMIFTHNGISGPAVLDLSSYISSYKPSDISLFIDFLPEISSDKITDILYEKSKKNLYNRFKGYLPTELIKTILPDIDADKIFNLKKAQANELVGNLKSYNVEVTGFGKLSEGIVTKGGVDLKKVNPSTLESRIVKGLYFAGEVLDLDANTGGYNLQIAFSTGALSGYSASI from the coding sequence TTGAAAAAGATAGTTATAATTGGCGCAGGCCCATCAGGTATGATGGCTGCGCTTTATGCTTCGAAACAAAGCTCAAGTGTAACACTGCTTGATAAGAATAAAATTTTAGGTAAAAAATTGCTTATAACAGGTGGAGGCAGATGCAATATTACTAGCAATCTGCCTCTAAGTGATTTTTATTCTCATATTACTAGCAATGAAAAATTTCTTTATAGCTCATTTAATTTTTTTGGAAAAGATGAGCTTTTGGAAATGTTTAAAAGTGAAGGTGTTAAATTTAAATCTGAAGGGCAAAAAATATATCCAGTAAGCAATAGGGCAGATGAGATTTTATCTGTGTTAGAAAAGCTGCTCATTGAAAGTAAAGTCGATATTAAGCTAAACGAAGACGTATCTGACATAATAGTCCAAGATTCTAAGGTAGTGGGTGTGAAAACTGATAAAAATTTATATACTTCGGACTGCGTTGTTGTGTGTTCAGGTGGATGCAGTTATCCTTTAACAGGCTCTGATGGAAAGCTATTTTCTATTTTAAAAAAGCTAGGTATAAAAACAACAAAGTTACATCCAGCCCTAGTTCCACTAAAAACTTCCATGACTTCAAACTTAGCGGGGATATCATTAGATGATGTTATACTAACTTCAAAGCATAGTAAAAAATTATATTCAACTAGAGGCTCTATGATATTTACTCATAATGGAATTAGTGGACCTGCGGTGTTAGATTTGAGCAGCTATATATCTAGCTATAAGCCAAGCGATATAAGTTTATTTATAGATTTTTTACCAGAAATATCTAGCGATAAAATTACTGACATACTATATGAAAAGTCGAAGAAGAATCTTTACAATAGATTCAAGGGATATCTTCCAACAGAGCTTATTAAAACAATACTTCCAGATATAGATGCAGATAAGATTTTTAATTTGAAAAAAGCTCAAGCAAATGAATTAGTTGGCAATTTAAAATCATATAATGTCGAAGTAACTGGGTTTGGAAAGCTCTCTGAAGGGATAGTTACAAAAGGAGGCGTGGATTTAAAAAAAGTAAATCCATCAACCTTAGAATCTAGAATTGTAAAGGGCCTTTATTTTGCGGGAGAAGTGCTGGATTTAGATGCAAATACTGGGGGATATAACCTGCAAATAGCATTTTCTACAGGGGCCCTAAGTGGTTATAGCGCATCAATTTGA
- a CDS encoding TDE2712 family protein, whose translation MLKRIVLNLEVLEGMLYFWQATKDKEKVGEAYIMSIAGKDAMKEVYDSEFGMESVRVVLSAISNRELLNSTNKKERRFWNNNMWMLEDMTLMQQMIAPLKKLNLDNVAKEINESKADFPYEEIEIVFFPGHMDANKIENNKLYLNFFLVKPDLFNEEVVLFEDKEVKDYIKNLILSMN comes from the coding sequence ATGTTAAAGAGAATAGTTTTAAACCTAGAAGTTTTAGAAGGAATGCTTTATTTTTGGCAAGCAACAAAAGATAAGGAAAAGGTAGGAGAGGCATATATAATGAGCATAGCAGGAAAAGATGCTATGAAAGAAGTATATGATTCTGAGTTTGGTATGGAATCTGTAAGAGTGGTTTTAAGTGCTATATCAAATAGAGAGCTACTTAATAGCACAAATAAAAAAGAAAGAAGATTTTGGAATAATAACATGTGGATGCTTGAAGATATGACTCTAATGCAACAGATGATAGCTCCGCTAAAAAAATTAAATTTAGATAATGTAGCTAAAGAAATTAATGAAAGCAAAGCTGATTTCCCTTATGAAGAAATAGAGATTGTGTTTTTCCCTGGGCATATGGATGCTAATAAGATTGAAAATAATAAACTATATTTAAACTTCTTTTTAGTAAAACCAGATTTATTTAATGAGGAAGTAGTTTTATTTGAAGATAAAGAAGTAAAGGATTATATTAAAAATTTAATTTTATCAATGAATTAA
- a CDS encoding chorismate mutase produces MKDLKTYRAQIDEIDKKLIDLFEQRLDIVTNIHKVKKNNDIPIVNELREAEVISQAICNLNNKTYSDEITEYMKAIIAISRKLQLKSKDTGN; encoded by the coding sequence TTGAAAGATTTAAAAACATATAGGGCCCAAATAGATGAAATTGACAAAAAGCTGATTGATTTGTTTGAGCAAAGATTAGATATAGTAACAAATATCCATAAGGTTAAAAAAAATAATGATATACCTATTGTAAATGAGCTTAGAGAAGCAGAAGTGATAAGCCAAGCAATCTGTAACTTAAATAATAAGACTTATAGTGATGAGATAACTGAGTATATGAAAGCTATAATCGCAATATCTAGAAAGCTACAACTTAAATCAAAGGATACAGGAAATTAA
- a CDS encoding cell division protein FtsA, translated as MTTIDNQNKIFFCLDIGTRSIMGIVAEFIDDKLNIIHSVTEFHKDRVMLDGQIHDIEGVTKIARLVKEKLESEIGYELKEVSIAAAGRSLKTIRTDSSIKIEPDVPVDKHILKSLEIEAIQKARQILVQQDENNHNYYNVGHTVINYMLDNSMIINPLGHKGSNLYIEIIATFLPQIVVDGLYKVMDNIGLDVGFMTLEPIAAIEAAVPNNIRLLNVALVDIGAGTSDIAITKDGTIAAYAMTSTAGDEITEMLAKTYLLDFDTAEAVKCNLCNSSEQSFNDILGINQSMSSADILDTIEPSIESVASEIAENIIKHNGKSPSAVFLIGGASQIPRLNNFIASKLELPKERVAIKTIEAIPNLIASKGMVNGPEGVTPIGIILCTSKNKRNDFIEVRVNDSKVKMFRSKKLKISDAIILAGFDPIDLIPRKGKSLKIYVNNTEKLITGEYGKEANIFLNGKIANLDSDINDGDSIIIDPAIQGKNAKIYLNQILDEKDVVYLKKEPKNRIVDVTLNGKSIDAWDCELNDNDKIDYKYLYSVKDLFDYYNIGATDSILVNEKLSELTSPLVSGCEIDFTNEYENLQAYDIDEEELEEAKENYFENLTIDTKNDNVTAEHNKVYNDIGQTRDFLYTSFKIKYNDELLELAPKKSKLLFIDIFDYIDFDRTKANGKLLLLHNGNQADFMKELKNGDEVVIKWI; from the coding sequence ATGACTACCATAGATAACCAAAATAAAATATTTTTTTGTCTTGATATAGGAACTAGAAGCATCATGGGTATAGTAGCAGAGTTTATTGACGATAAGCTGAATATTATCCATAGTGTAACTGAATTTCATAAAGATAGGGTTATGCTTGACGGACAAATTCATGATATTGAAGGTGTAACCAAAATAGCAAGATTAGTAAAAGAAAAGTTAGAATCTGAAATTGGATATGAATTAAAAGAAGTATCTATAGCTGCGGCAGGAAGATCATTAAAAACAATAAGAACAGATTCAAGTATCAAAATAGAGCCGGATGTACCTGTAGATAAACATATACTAAAGAGCTTAGAAATAGAGGCTATCCAAAAAGCTAGGCAAATACTTGTTCAGCAAGATGAAAATAACCATAACTACTATAATGTGGGTCATACAGTTATAAATTATATGCTTGATAATTCAATGATAATTAACCCACTTGGGCATAAAGGTTCAAATCTGTATATTGAAATTATAGCTACTTTTCTACCTCAAATTGTAGTAGATGGGCTTTATAAGGTTATGGATAATATAGGTCTAGATGTGGGATTCATGACTCTAGAGCCAATTGCAGCCATAGAAGCAGCTGTTCCAAATAATATAAGATTATTAAATGTTGCACTTGTAGATATTGGCGCTGGAACATCAGATATTGCAATTACAAAAGATGGTACGATTGCGGCCTATGCTATGACCTCAACAGCTGGCGATGAAATTACAGAAATGTTAGCAAAGACCTATCTTTTAGATTTTGACACTGCTGAAGCTGTAAAATGTAATTTATGTAATAGCAGTGAGCAATCGTTTAATGACATTTTGGGCATCAATCAAAGTATGTCATCAGCTGACATCCTAGATACTATAGAGCCATCTATTGAAAGTGTAGCATCAGAGATAGCTGAAAATATAATAAAACATAATGGTAAGTCTCCTAGTGCAGTATTTTTGATTGGTGGAGCCAGCCAAATACCTAGACTGAATAATTTCATTGCATCAAAGCTGGAGCTTCCAAAAGAAAGAGTTGCAATAAAAACTATTGAGGCTATACCAAATTTGATTGCATCAAAAGGTATGGTAAATGGACCAGAAGGAGTTACTCCAATTGGTATAATTTTGTGCACATCGAAAAATAAGAGAAATGATTTTATAGAAGTAAGAGTCAATGACTCTAAAGTAAAGATGTTTAGAAGTAAAAAGCTTAAAATTAGTGATGCTATAATTTTAGCTGGATTTGATCCAATTGATCTTATACCAAGAAAAGGCAAGTCCTTAAAAATTTATGTTAATAATACTGAGAAGCTAATTACAGGAGAGTACGGCAAGGAAGCAAATATATTTTTAAATGGAAAAATTGCAAACTTAGATTCTGACATCAACGATGGAGATAGTATAATAATAGATCCTGCTATTCAAGGTAAAAATGCAAAGATTTATTTAAATCAAATTTTGGATGAAAAAGATGTAGTATATTTAAAAAAAGAACCTAAAAATAGAATAGTAGATGTTACATTAAATGGCAAAAGCATAGATGCTTGGGATTGCGAGTTAAATGACAATGATAAGATAGATTATAAATATTTGTACTCAGTCAAAGACTTATTTGATTACTATAATATTGGTGCGACAGATAGCATACTTGTAAACGAAAAACTGTCTGAGCTTACATCCCCTCTTGTTTCTGGATGTGAAATAGATTTTACGAATGAGTATGAGAATTTACAAGCTTATGATATTGATGAAGAAGAATTAGAAGAAGCTAAAGAGAATTATTTCGAGAACTTGACAATAGATACGAAAAATGACAATGTAACAGCTGAACATAATAAGGTGTATAATGATATTGGACAAACTAGAGATTTTTTATATACATCATTTAAGATTAAATATAATGATGAGCTACTAGAGCTAGCGCCTAAAAAATCAAAATTGCTATTTATTGATATTTTTGATTATATAGATTTTGATAGAACTAAGGCAAACGGAAAGCTGCTTTTGCTTCATAATGGAAATCAAGCTGATTTTATGAAGGAGCTAAAAAATGGCGATGAAGTTGTTATAAAATGGATATAG